In the genome of Deltaproteobacteria bacterium CG11_big_fil_rev_8_21_14_0_20_49_13, the window AACGAACGGGCACCTCTATAAACTACTCACGCTGTCATTGCGAGCCCCGAAGGGGCGCGGCANNNNNNNNNNNNNNNNNNNNNNNNNNNNNNNNNNNNNNNNNNNNNNNNNNNNNNNNNNNNNNNNNNNNNNNNNNNNNNNNNNNNNNNNNNNNNNAAGTTCGAAGAGCTGGTAAACATCATGGCAAAGCTTCGCGGCCCCAAGGGATGCCCATGGGACAAGGAGCAGACCCCCGAAAGCATCTCTCCATACCTTCTGGAAGAGACATACGAAACGCTTGAGGCGATAGATTCTGGGGATGTTAATGAAACACGCGAAGAGCTGGGAGACCTCCTCCTGCAGGTTGTTTTTCATGCACAGATGGCCAATGAAAAAAGTAAGTTCGACGTCTGTGATGTCATTGACGGCATCTGCCGAAAGCTTATTCACCGGCACCCTCACGTCTTCGGCAAGGATAAGGTAAAGGACTCGTGGAACGTTTTGCAGAACTGGGAAAAGCTGAAAAAGAGAGAAGGCAAAAAGACCATGCTCGGCGGCGTTCCCAAGACGCTCCCGGCCCTCTTAAAGGCCTTTCGCTTGGGTCAGAAGGCGTCGCGTGTTGGATTTGACTGGCAGGATGCCGAGGGTGTCCTTGAAAAAGTTGAAGAAGAGGCCAGAGAACTTCACGAAGCAAATAAAAAGGGCCGCAAGAAAGATGTCGAACACGAATACGGTGATCTTCTGCTTATACTTGCAAACTTAGGAAGGTTCTTAGATATCGACCCCGAAACGGCGCTTCGCAAGGCCACGGGCCGGTTCATAAGCCGCTTTAACTGGATGGAGAAAGAGATAGCCAAGCAAAAGCTCGAAATGCACGACCTTTCTGCAAAAGAATGGAATAACCTCTGGGAAAAGGCAAAGGCGGCCGAGTAAAGGCCGAACGCACCTACGATAGGTCGGTTGAGAACTTTACCAGAGCGATTGGCTCAAGCGGCAATGGCTTCCTTGCGGATTCTGCTAAAAAGAGGAGATAGTCTGTTGGACTTGAACTCTTCCGGATCTGCCAAGACCAACTGTATACTGGGATCTGTCCTGAACGCTATATAAACCGCCTCGCTCCGGTATCTCTCTTTATGGCGCTTGAATTCCCTTGAAACAAGACAAATGTCAATATCGCTATCTCTTCTCGCCTCATTTCGTGCATGTGATCCAAAGAGATATACCCTGACAGGAGGAAAACCGGCCTTACGAAGTCCAACTTTAAACTTTTCCACTATTTTTCTAATTTTTGTCGGAGCCATTTCCACATCTCCCTGGTAGCATCCATATATCTTTTAGCATAGACTTTGTTGGCTTTTTTATAAAACGCCTCCAGATCTTCAGGATAACGAGCTTCCATATTGAAC includes:
- a CDS encoding nucleoside triphosphate pyrophosphohydrolase — protein: KFEELVNIMAKLRGPKGCPWDKEQTPESISPYLLEETYETLEAIDSGDVNETREELGDLLLQVVFHAQMANEKSKFDVCDVIDGICRKLIHRHPHVFGKDKVKDSWNVLQNWEKLKKREGKKTMLGGVPKTLPALLKAFRLGQKASRVGFDWQDAEGVLEKVEEEARELHEANKKGRKKDVEHEYGDLLLILANLGRFLDIDPETALRKATGRFISRFNWMEKEIAKQKLEMHDLSAKEWNNLWEKAKAAE